atccttcttatccgccaaatacttggggcagttccgcttccagtgaccagtctgcttgcagtagaagcactcagtctcaggcttaggtccagacttgggttttttctcctgagcagcaacttgtttgttgttcttcttgaagttctctttcttcttccctttgccctttttcttgaaactggtggtcttattgaccatcaacacttgatgttccttcttgatttctacctccgcggcttttagcatcacgaagagctcaggaatagttttattcatcccttgcatattatagttcatcacgaagcttttgtagcttggtggcagtgattgaagaactctgtcaatgacactatcaataggaagattaacccccagttgagtcaagtgattatgatacccagacattttgagtatatgttcactgacagaactattctcctccatcttgtagctatagaacttattggagacttcatatctctcaatccgggcatttgcttgaaatattaacttcaactcctggaacatctcatatgctccatgacattcaaaacgtcgttgaagacccggttctaagccgtaaagcatggcacactgaactatcgagtagtcatcatctttgctctgccagacgttcataacatctggtgtctctcctgcagcaggcttggcacttagcggtgcttccaggatgtaattcttctgtgcagcaatgaggataatcctcaagttacggacccagtccgtgtaattgctaccatcacctttcaactttgctttctcaaggaacgcattaaaattcaacggaacaacagcacgagccatctatctacaatcaaacatagacaagcaagatactatcaggtactaagttcatgataaatttaagttcaattaatcatattacttaagaactcccacttagaaagatatccctctaatcctctaagtgatcacgtgatccaaatcaactaaaccatgtccgatcatcatgtgagatggagtagtatcaatggtgaacatcaatatgttgatcatatctactatatgattcacgctcgacctttcgatctccgtgtttcgaggccatatctgttatatgctaggctcgtcaagttaaacctgagtattccgcgtgtgcaactgttttgcatccgttgtattttagcgtagagcctatcacacccgatcatcacgtggtgtctcagcacgaagaactttctgaacggtgcatactcagggagaacatttatactttgataatttagtgggggatcatcttataatgctaccgtcaatcaaagcaagataagattcataaaatataaacatcacatgcaatcaatataagtgatatgtgttggggaacgttgcagaaaacaaaacaaaaattctacggtttcaccaagatccatctaggagttcatctagcaacgagtggtcggattgcatctacatacctttgtagatcacgcgcgaaagcgttcaaagaacggggatgaggaagtcgtactcgacgtgatccaaatcaccggagatcctagcgccgaacggacggcacctccgcgttcaacacatgtacggagcagcgacgtctcctccttcttgatccagcaagggggaaggagaggttgatggagatccagcagcacgacggcgtggtggtggtggagctgcagtactccgtcagggcttcgccaagctctacggaggaggaggaggtgttggagagggagagggaggcgccagggcttaggtctggctgccctcccttccccccactatatatagggccaagggagagggggggcgcagccttggcccttcctctaaggaagggtgcggccagggaggagtccatcctccccaaggcacctaggaggtgccttccccttttaggactcttcctttccttatctcttggcgcatgggcctcttggggctggtgcccttggcccatataggccaaggcacacacccctacagcccatgtggccccccggggcaggtggccccctttggtggacccccggacccctttcggcactcccggtacaataccgataatgcgcgaaacttttccggcgaccaaaacaagacttcccatatataaatctttacctccggaccattccggaactcctcgtgacgtccgggatctcatccgggactccgaacaacattcgggttactgcatatacatatccctacaaccctagcgtcatcgaaccttaagtgtgtagaccctacgggttcgggagacacgtagacatgaccgagacgactctctggccaataaccaacagccggatctggatacccatgttggctcccacatgctccttgatgatctcatcggatgaaccacgatgtcgaggattcaatcaatcccgcatacaattcccttcgtcaatcggtatgttacttgcccgagattcgatcgtcggtatcccaatacctcgttcaatctcgttaccggcaagtcactttactcgtaccataatgcatgatcccgtgaccagacacttggtcactttgagctcattatgatgatgcattaccgagtgggcccagtgatacctctctgtcatacggagtgacaaatcccagtcttgatccatgtcaacccaacagacactttcggagatacccgtagtatacctttatagtcacccagttacgttgtgacgtttggtacacccaaagcactcctacggtatccgggagttacacgatctcatggtctaaggaaaagatacttgacattggaaaactctagcaaacgaactatacgatcttatgctatgtttaggattgggtcttgtccatcacatcattctcctaatgatgtgatctcattatcaatgacatctaatgtccatagtcaggaaaccatgactatctgttgatcaacgaactagtcaactagaggcttactagggacatgttggtgtctattattcacacatgtattacgatttccggataacacaattatagcatgaataaatacaattatcatgaacaaggaaatataataataatgcttttattattgcctctagggcatatttccaacaatatgatatggccatcatcatcttgtgcttgtgatctccatctccgaagaaccttcatgatcaccattgtcaccggcgcgacaccttgatcaccatcgtagcatcgttgttgtctcgccaatcttatgcttccacgactatcgctaccgcttagtgataaagtaaagcattacagcgcaattgcattgcatacaataaagcgacaaccatatggctcctgccagttgccgataactcggttacaaaacatgatcatctcatacaataaaatttagcatcatgtcttgaccatatcacatcacaacatgccctgcaaaaacaagttagacgtcctctactttgttgttgcaagttttacgtggctgctacgggcttagcaagaaccgttcttacctacacatcaaaaccacaacgatagtttgtcaagttggtgcggttttaaccttcgcaaggaccgggcgtagccacacttggttcaactaaagttggagaaactgacacccgccagccacccgtgtgcaaagcacgtcggtagaaccagtctcgcgtaggcgtcgcgtaatgtcggtccgggccgcttcatccaacaataccgccgaaccaaagtatgacatgctggtaagcagtatgacttatatcgcccacaactcacttgtgttctactcgtgcacaacatcaacgcataaaacctaggcttggatgccactgttggggaacgtagtaatttcaaaaaaattcctacgcacacgcaagatcatggtgatgcatagcaacgagaggggagagtgttgtctacgtaccctcgtagaccggcaatggaagtgttgacacaacgtagaggaagtagtcgtacgtcttcccgatccgactgatccaagtaccgaacatacggcacctccgagttctacacacgttcaactcggtgacgtccctcgagttccgatccagcaaaacattgagggagagttttgtcagcacgacggcgtgatgacggtgatgatgttctatcgacgcagggcttcgcctaagcaccgctacgatatgatcgaggtggaatatggtggaagggggcaccgcacacggctaaggaacgatcacgaggatcaacttgtgtgtcatggggtgcccccttgcctcagtatataaaggaggaagagggggaggtgcggccgaccctatgggtgcgcctggaggagtcctactccaaccgggagtaggactccccccctcttgccttgttggaaaaggaaggaggaagggagaaagaggaaaggggggcgcccccccttccttgtcctattccctattcggactaggagggaagggggcgcgcggcctgccctggccggccctcctcttctcccttatggcccatgtagNNNNNNNNNNNNNNNNNNNNNNNNNNNNNNNNNNNNNNNNNNNNNNNNNNNNNNNNNNNNNNNNNNNNNNNNNNNNNNNNNNNNNNNNNNNNNNNNNNNNNNNNNNNNNNNNNNNNNNNNNNNNNNNNNNNNNNNNNNNNNNNNNNNNNNNNNNNNNNNNNNNNNNNNNNNNNNNNNNNNNNNNNNNNNNNNNtttccgatatccaaatataggcttccaatatatcaatctttatgtctcgaccatttcgagactcctcgtcatgtccgtgatcacatccgggactccgaacaaccttcggtacatcaaaacacaaaaaccctaattacgatcgtcaccgaactttaagcgtgcggaccctacgggttcgagaactatgtagacatgaccgagacacgtctccggtcaataaccaatagcggaacctggatgctcatattggctcctacatattctacgaagatctttattggtcagaccgcataacaacatacgttgttccctttgtcatcggtatgttacttgcccgagattcaatcgtcggtatctcaatacctagttcaatctcgttaccggcaagtctctttactcgtttcgtaatacatcatcctgtaactaacttattagttgcaatgcttgcaaggcttgagtgatgtgcattaccgagagggcctagagatacctctccgacaattggagtgacaaatcctaatctcgaaatacgccaaaccaataagtaccttcggagacacctgtagagcacctttataatcacccagttacattgtgacgtttggtagcacacaaagtgttcctccggtaaacgggagttgcataatctcatagtcataggaacatgtataagttatgaagaaagcaatagcaacaaactaaatgatcaagtgctaagctaacagaatgggtcaagtcaatcacatcattctcctaatgatgtgatcccgttaatcaaatgacaacccatgtctatggttaggaaacataaccatctttgattaacgagctagtcaagtagaggcatactagtgactctctgtttttgtctatgtattcacacatgtattatatttccggttaatacaattctagcatgaataataaatatttatcatgatataaggaaataaataataactattattgcctctagggcatatttccttcaattttatCAAAGAGCCCCAGTTCTACGcgtaaaggagggcggagaggagggtggagcgagccgcctatcacgaGGACAGGCATATGGGTAAGGTGGGCGCTCAATTCAACATCGACCTAGGAGTTGCGTCGTCCTGGGACTCCGACGATGATCGGTACCTTGACGCCTTCATTGAGACGTcataggaggacatcaccgaggcggAAGTcagaggaggtggaggacgacgagTAGTTTTTTATCTATCATAGGAGGAGGCTATGAACATCTATGTATcgttttatctatctatctatgtacctTTTATCTATGCCTGTCTATCGTATCGAGTCGAAGCCGAATGTGTATCGAGTCGGAGTAGAAGGAGAAGAAATATAGCGCGTCTGCAGGAGCAGCGCGCGTGCAATTTTTTGCAGCAGCCGCTGGAGCCAGCGCTCCACGGTGCGCAAAAACGGGCTATGAAGGCTGTAAACGCTTTTTAGCGCGCCGCGCGTTGTGTGCCTGTTGGAAATGTTCTTAGGGATTTTAGTCTTCGTAGGGCGTCATTCATACATATGTCAACGCTTCATCTTCGAGTTGATATTTTCGGACTTCGATTGTGCTTAAGTGTATTCGTCAGGACGAAGTCAACGAAGCTCCAGCATGAATTCCTGCCGTCTCCTTTGGGCGGCGATGTTAGGAGATCTGGCCGTACGTGCACAATGACGAGATCTAGTGTTAGACACTTTAGATCAATTCAATGGTTCAGCAGGGATGACCATTACTCCATGGTGTTGGCTCTTAGAGGCACGTGTATGAAGATTTCCGGTTGTCATTCACAATGTCATGCTGGCTCCAGTACAGAAACAACGATGGTAGCACCTCGGCGGCTCATTCTGGTGGCGGTGATAGTCGTTTGGTGGTTTAGAGACCTTGACGTAATTTGTACTATGTTTGAGGTGCTTTAACTTCCGATGAATTTTCATAAAAGGTTtagatatttcgcaaaaaaaaactctTAAACAGATCCAAGAAGATGCTCATCAGGAAAGTATACTTTGCCTTGAGCAACCACTCTTTACGCCAGAAATTCCAGCTCCATCAATCGCTTTCAAAAAATTAATAATCGTTCTCACAGAAAAGCATACAATGCCTAGCACGCAAAGACGATATCTAACCGAGTTgacaagagaaagaaagaaaattcgCAAGAGAAGCTTCAGCTGACAAGGCGGCCCTCCCTCCGTCTTTGGACTGTAGGGCACAGCTGTCCATGAGAGTGCGTGAAAAGCTCTGCCCTACTGTTTATCCACAGTGCTCACACGCCATGGCTAGGGGCGCTAGGCCAATGAGCATGAGAAAACACCGCACCTCTCGCGGCAAGAGGCGACGCACGCCACGGCCCCCCGCACAGAGATCCCCCGCACCCACGAATCCATCGGTCACCCCTCCTGTTCCCTCCACGACCCGTCCCACTccaccacgtcccatcaatcggcaCCACCCAACAGGCATGAGATTAGTAGTAAGATTAATTAATCAGCGCGACCCGACGCCCCAACCAGCCGAGTGATTAATCAAGCTAACCACCCGCAACTGTTCACGGCGACGATGATAAGCCCGGGCCAAGCTGTGACGTGCAAAAAAAGCAAGAAAAAGCACCCGAATTGGAGGAGTACCTGCGCTGGCTGGGGGCGCGGACCCTGCCACATGCACGGCGATCCCGCGCCGGAACAGGGAATCTAGCCCGGCGGCCGCCGCACGCGCGCGGGCCTGCCACGGCCAGTACTGTTCCGACCGCCCCTCCCCTCCGCCACCCTTCCTTTCCTAATCGGGACCGCCTTTAATTCGCTCCCACACCCGTCGTCGTCGTAGCTCCTGGGGGAGGAAAAGGACCGGCCGTGCCGACCTGCCGTGCGGCGGAGATTTTCCGGGCCTGTATAGGTATACCATAAAATAATATATAAACAACGACCGGCGCGGCCAGGTGGAGCGTGCGGGGGCACGGGCCCGGTCGCGCCCCCGATTTGTTTAACCGCCAGCTTACTGTTCGGGCTCCCCCCGCCGGCCAATGGGAGCGCACCGTACGCCGCGGCCCCGGGGAGGGGAGGCGAGCGGGCGGGCGAGCGagacctctccctccctccctcacctttcccgtcgctccccctcctcctcccatTGGCGGGGCGCCGTTTATATACTAGGCGCACACACGCGGGCGCGGCAGAGGGTAAAAATCTAGCCAGCCGGTGCtcctttgtttgtttgtttgtttgttcgtGCGGCTgagcaggaggagggaggaggacggcggcgccgGAGCAGCTGGGAGCGGTTCAGGCAGGGCGGATCGAGATGGCGCGGGAGAGGCGGGCGATACGGCGGATAGAGAGCGCGGCGGCGCGGCAGGTAACCTTCTCCAAGCGGAGGCGCGGGCTGTTCAAGAAGGCCGAGGAGCTCGCCGTGCTCTGCGACGCCGACGTCGcgctcgtcgtcttctcctccaccGGCAAGCTCTCCCAGTTCGCCAGCTCCAGGCACGTACCTTCGCCTCTCCTCTCTTTCCTCCCCGCCCTCTCACCCCCATCTCCCATCTCACACACGCATACACATGTGTTCTTCTACCTTCtccattctctcttttctctcttactCCAGATCTGTCCGTTCTTCTCGTGTCCCCGACTCGATGCGGATTCGGGATCCTCTTGCTGCACGGGCTAGCTAGGGTTCCCCACCCTTCCCGCACCGCCACCCACCGGCCTGATTTCCTCTTCCGCTTCTAGGTTTCGGATTCGGTTACGATGTCATCACATGATGCTACGAAGAGCCACCATTTTCTACTCATCATGGCTAAAGATCCTCACGGCCTCCGTCCTTTGCACCGATCCGGCCGGGCTCGATTCCGGAGAAATGGGGAATTTTTTCACTGTAGTTTCGGCACAGTACCAGATCGATCTCCACCTCTTTTGCTCGATCCGTTCGCGTGTCCTACGCCGGGGAACACGCTGGTGTCCTCCGGTCACTCGCGTGTTCTTTCGCCTTCTTTTAGTAAAATACTATAAGCCGGAAGCCTATCCGTGGCTCTCCGGAATCTGGATCGGCGCGTGGGGTGGCAGCAAAAGGCGTCTCTGCAGCTCGTGTACGCCCGTACGTACCTGTGATTTCATGTGGTGGCGGCATGCCGTATGCATACCATGCCTGCGTGCAAAGAGCTCCCCTCCCTCTGGGCTGAGCTCTCGTGCTCTGTGCAGCCGTGGATAGACTGATAGAGTAGTACGTACTCCTCCACTAGCAGTAGGATAAGAGTAGTAGTTTTTCTTGGGCTACTACTAGGTTGTTGCTATTGGGTTACATTTATGGGATTTGGGCGCTTACCACTATTGTCCGTTCCGATACTACCAGAGAAAAATAACATTTCAAGTACTACCAGCATCGTGGCTCTGCTGCATGTGTTGCGTAATCATAACCTTGTGTACcggcaggttgtcctaatttttttctTGACAATTTCCTCTTGGTACTCGAAAGCAGGTTAATTATATATAATATAATTGTATGTACTTTCTGTAAGCTTGTACAATGCAAGATGCATGCCTAGAGGAGATGCTTGTGAAAATGATCTGATTTTACTTAAGCACCTATTCTTATTTGTATAACACGGACGCTAGGCACCTCTCTATATATAGAAAGCAATGGTGATTAAGAAAAAACCGGTTTATTTTtacaagcaccttgcattgtacatggTTTTAGGGAACGGTTTGTGCAATTCTTTTACGGCATTCATGTTGGAGCCGAATGCACTGTTGGGATTTGTTTGAGTGAGAGGTGATATTTGCCACTTGGCATGGTTTTGCCGAGGAAAAGGGAGAGTTGCATTTAACATTTAAGTATAAGCAGTGATGGAAGTGCTTATGGAACCATatggtattcctttgccaaactttgACATGTCAATGGTGATTTCTAATAGTCTACCATAACTAGTCGAAGAAGAAAGGCACACACATTTTCTTATAATAATTTTCGTTAATTGCGTCATCCTCTTATAATATTTGATTGATGTCTGGCAGTTTTGTCGCTTGGTGCTGTATGCACGATTGCACTAATGAAACTGGGAGGCTGTGCTCCTGTTATGAATAAAAATCTGCTATGCAATGTGTTATCCAATATGAATTTGAGAAGATCTATGTACCAAATTaaacaaaccctaaccgaatcatgTATGCATAGAACAATTAAGTACTTTGAGTTTGTGGCTGTACCATGCACCTTAAGGACATGCTTGGAAGAGGAATATTTCTTGGTTAAAGTGTTGGTATTTAATTTAAATTTGACTTAATACAAAAGTTATACCAAGAAGTATTATTCTATAAAAGTGCCCCTAATTAAGTCTTTACAATCAAGACTCCTATAGATCTAATCAGAAATTTGTTTACGTACCATCTTTCTGATGACATTACTTTCTCAGAAGTAACTCTGGCTTCTTCTTTTTTCCGGGGAAAAAGTAACTGTGCTAACATATAtaaaggcacatatatgtgcggccATGTATTTCACTTTAAATACAGGCATTCACATCTCTAGCTTTAAGCATATTAGATGCTATTGCATCCATTTTATGCATGGTACCCAGCAATGCGCAGCCTCCAATTATTTTATTGTTGTTATTGGCTTGAGAATACAATTTCATGTTTCAGATCGAACCATTCAAAATCCATCCATTTGCACAAGATGTTACACAGTTCCAAATAGCTTGAACATAACCCTTTTTACTTAAGAAGATAAACTAATAATTAAGTATCATGGATACTTTTTACATCATACTATAAAATGACCTTTGGAATGTTGGACACCCCTAGCTTCAAAAGAGGATAAGAATTCAGTGCTTTATATATACTATAAAAAAATTAACTCTTTGAAATCCTCATTTCTATGCATGTGATATGAGATAGATTATATATGATATATATACGAGAGAAAAACGAGTTTATCAGTTCTGAACAAGTGGATAATATCTTAATTATTTCAGTTCGATACTTCTGGACAATTCACtactatatatgtgtgtgtgattTGCAGGTTATTCCTCTTATGTACTAgctccttcccaaaatataaggcgcTGATTGACTTTTCTGGTCTTCGTTACACAACTTTGACTATGATTTTCATGTATTATATGTCTGCAAAATTAGTATACAGACACATGAAATAAAATTGTTTTGAAAGATAAATACGACGATACCATTTATACATGTTTAATCCATGTACTTTGGGATATATTAGTCAAAGTCGTGCATCAAAGACCGTGCAAAGTCAATCAcgccttatattttgggaaggagggagtaccttgaACACATGATACTGTATAAAGTTAATATGATATGCCCCTGATCAATTAATACTACATTATATGCTGGTGTACCTTCAAACACTTTTGTACAGAATCTTGcttgtattactatttttatatacATTATTAATTTCCTGATAAACTGTATATTTGTGTAAATTCTGATGTGATTTTGGTTTGGTGAACAGCATGAACGAGATCATTGACAAGTATAGTACTCATTCAAAGAACCTGGGGAAATCTGATCAGCAGCCGGCTATTGATTTAAATGTATGTATAGCAATTTTTTTGTAAAAAAGAGAGCAAAAAGTTATGTAATTAACTAGGAATTATTAAATGGAAAGATTTGTGTGGAGAACCTAGTGACCCCACATACATTTACATTTTTTTTCAAAGAGTAATATGAACTCTATATACTTCTTTCCATAGTTGGCTAATTAAAAATGTCCTTTGCCAATCATTTGTAAACGTTAAATGATACTAATAAAAAAAATCTTGCACTGGCACCTAATTTCTTGGAGCACACTAAGGAGAGATAATGTGCATGGATGGAATAGTGAAGTATATACCTGCCTTGGGTCCTATTTTCTGGCCCACTAGCCAGTTCCTAGCCTGGAACTGTATTCTTTTTCAAAAATTTCTTGTATCATTTCATTATTGTTTTGAAACATTTTGTCAAATAAGACATTTTCGTTATTTATTATTATTTCCATGATCCTCCAATTTAACATTGCACATATCTCATAAGAATTAcacatttattttcttttttacatGCATATTTATACTATTCCTAACGAAAATGATAACAGTTACAGATGTATTATCTTTTCAGTTAGAGCACTGCAAGTATGACAGTTTGAATGAACAACTCGCAGAAGCAAGTCTTCGACTTAGGTTATGTTCTGTTCCCATCCTGGATTTGTGTGATTAACTATAAGTTGTTAACTACAAAGCGGCTGAAATATTAACGGTTAATGCCATGCTCTATATTATAGACACATGAGAGGTGAGGAACTTGACGGACTGAGTGTCGGTGAGTTGCAGCAGATGGAAAAGAATCTCGAAACAGGATTGCAGAGGGTGCTTTGTACAAAGGTAGGGTGACATCTCTTTCTCCTTCAGCTTGGTTTTGATTGTGCAGGCACTATGCCAATTGTTTCACATGATATATGTGACTGCAGGACCGGCAATTCATGCAACAAATTAGTGACCTCCAACAAAAGGTGAGGAATGATCTCTATTGTTTATTTAGGCTTTTGGCAGCAGATTGCGCAGTTCCTTTTTTGGATCATGTATGTCAGGCAAATTATCAAACTACTTACacatgtatatttctttacagagggagtattagatATACATGTATGTAATGGAGTCGAATGGGTTTTATGGCAATTACCTGAATTGTTGCAGGCATGTAGGAAATTAATTGTTTGAACTGGTTCAAAAAAATTTGTTTGAAAATGTTGCATGCTAAGAACCTTAATTTATAGTGAATAATATTGTGTATTACATATGTTGCTGATTGCTGAACTCTCAAGTGACCTTAATTTATATGGACTATTGCTAATAGAGCCCATTAGTAGGGAAATTAAATTGTTAATTCCAATTCTCATAGATTCATAGGGAATGCCCTTGCAGTATGCACAGAGATGGAGAATGATATGAATATACATGTGGAAGTAGTAGATATGTGCATGTCATGTACAACAAGTCAATACCTAAAATTGGCACAGTACATGTTAAACAAGAGGCAAATCGACAAGTGGACTCTTTTTTCTTTCCCATattgataatgtcaagagaggttggggtagaccgaacttgacatgggaggagttcataaagagagatctgaaggactggagtatcaccaaagaactagccatggacaggggcATGTGGAAGCTtactatccatgtgccagaactatgagttggttgcgagatcttgtgggtttcacctctagcctaccccaacttgtttgggactaaaggctttgttgttgttgttgttgtatattGAATGAAATGTTATCAGCAATATATCCCTTTATGTGTGGTTTTaaaattttattatttatttaagtGGAAgaaattattcttttaccaccaaCACAGTCAATGGAGTTGCTCCCTGATTGCATTATTTTTATTATAAACTATTCAGCAACACAAAATTGACTAGATTAAGTTTATTGGTTTTGAGAATATTTTTGGTGTACTTCTACAAGGTGAACATTTGATAATGTAATTTCTCTTTTCCTTGTAGGGAACACAGCTGGCAGAGGAAAATATGCGCTTGAAAAACCAAGTAATAAGATTTTAGATGCATTCGTAGTCCTGCACTTAATCAATCTTTATAAGAAGTGCAGCTTGAACAAAAGTCCAATAAAAGTTGAGGTGGCAGAGCACACATTTACATCATGTTCGTGTGCTTGGATGTAGATGCATGAGGTGCCAACTGCTAGCACCGTGGCCGTTGCCGAAGCCGAAAATGTTGTCCCTGAAGATGCTCATTCATCTGACTCTGTGATGACGGCAGTACATTCGGGAAGCTCACAGGACAATTATGACGGTTCTGATA
This portion of the Triticum dicoccoides isolate Atlit2015 ecotype Zavitan chromosome 7A, WEW_v2.0, whole genome shotgun sequence genome encodes:
- the LOC119330392 gene encoding MADS-box transcription factor 55-like, whose product is MARERRAIRRIESAAARQVTFSKRRRGLFKKAEELAVLCDADVALVVFSSTGKLSQFASSSMNEIIDKYSTHSKNLGKSDQQPAIDLNLEHCKYDSLNEQLAEASLRLRHMRGEELDGLSVGELQQMEKNLETGLQRVLCTKDRQFMQQISDLQQKGTQLAEENMRLKNQMHEVPTASTVAVAEAENVVPEDAHSSDSVMTAVHSGSSQDNYDGSDISLKLALPWK